In Brassica napus cultivar Da-Ae chromosome C2, Da-Ae, whole genome shotgun sequence, the sequence GGTCGGCGTTTACTTTCCGATGCCAGCAACACCTGACCTGTTTTGGCTTGGCGTCTATTGGTGGTCAAAGTTGTGAATGCTTTAGCTGACATGGTGGATTTTAGCTTGCTCCTGTGAATTCCTCGATCTGTATATGAGTTTTTCCGTTGGGTtaatgaaatttgatttttttgtcagtttttatttttttcgttcGAAAtgtctatatttaaaaaaaccaaaatattttaatataaaattttcaaaaatttaagaGGTATATTTcgttaattatttaattaagaaAACCTTTCATAGTTTTCTTagtttgtataaaatattttttgacttCTTTTGTAAAAACCAGTGTTGttaaaaccggaccgacccGATGGTTAGACCGGGTTCAACCATGAACCGGGTATATAAACGAGTTGGGTCTAATAATTGGTTCAACCATGAACCGATCACGTAGCCGGATTAGatcttaaaattattaaactacgaaaactatcaaaaatctataaatcatccatataaacataaaactagtttatatttataatgttttatgtttaaaagttatttatattttaattatgtatcatatttactaacattatttttaaatttatatactaaaaatatattaaaccagATTATTGAACCAGGTTTGACCCGGTCAGACCATATTAAACcgtgacccaaaaaaaattcggttcagcttccggtccggttttaaaaacaccgGTTTTGGGTGATTGTAGTGGTTCAAAGCCTCGTGTATAGGCTCTATGGAGGCAGAATTGGGTCACAACCctccaagtttttttttgtttttggctcCATAAATTCACATAGCTTCTTCCGATGTGGTGGTGGGAACTCTCCAAATGAGAAGATGTGATGTCATGGCGAAGGTGATCTCAGATCTGAACCACTAGGGTTTCCCACCTCTGCTCCATGCTCGCTTTGAGAACGGCAGCAGTGTTAGGTTTAGTGTTTACTCTGGTGGCGGAAAAGGCGAGACAGTTGTTTGGATGTACTTTCTTCGTATTCACTCATCAaaccaaactggaaaactggttAGATCTGACGATCTCTATAAGCGCTTTACTTTTCTCCTTCcttttcatgttttcaaattGGGGTctccttattttattttttctggtGTTCGTCTATGGTTTTGATGGTCGTTTCTTGACTCGGCTAAGGTCGGCGTTTACTTTCCGATGCCAGCAACACCTGACCTGTTTTGGCTTGGCGTCTATTGGTGGTCAAAGTTGTGAATGCTTTAGCTGACATGGTGGATTTTAGCTTGCTCCTGTGAATTCCTCGATCTGTATATGAGTTTTTCCGTTGGGTtaatgaaatttgatttttttgtcagtttttatttttttcgttcGAAAtgtctatatttaaaaaaaccaaaatattttaatataaaattttcaaaaaatttaagagGTATATTTcgttaattatttaattaagaaAACCTTTCATAGTTTTCTTagtttgtataaaatattttttgacttCTTTTGTAAAAATCAGTGTTGttaaaaccggaccgacccGATGGTTAGACCGGGTTCAACCATGAACCGGGTATATAAACGAGTTGGGTCTAATAATTGGTTCAACCATGAACCGATCACGTAGCCGGATTAGatcttaaaattattaaactacgaaaactatcaaaaatctataaatcatccatataaacataaaactagtttatatttataatgttttatgtttaaaagttatttatattttaattatgtatcatatttactaacattatttttaaatttatatactaaaaatatattaaaccagATTATTGAACCAGGTTTGACCCGGTCAGACCATATTAAACCGTGACCCAAAAATTTTTAGGTTCAGCtcccggtccggttttaaaaacaccgGTAAAAACAGAATAATTAATTATCCTAGTATAGttacatatttttctaaaattccTTTTTTGTTGTGTTTTCGAAGAAATTCCGAATCTTGAGTACTCATagtttatttgtataattaAGGGTCCATGATGTATGttaaattgttaattaattcaGTCTCTTTCCTATCTATATATCATCAAAACTTAAACTTGTGATCTTGAAGTCCATTTCCTTTGGAAGATCCTATGTCCTTTAGTACACCCGTAGACCACATACgttggctgaaaaaaaaaacatgtaggATATGGCTTTTGTAAAGtatttaatcaaaatattttttgacatttttttttggaaaacagaataaataattatcatCGTTTAGTTACACATTTTTCTAAGATTCCTTTTTTGTTGTGTTTACGAAGAAATTCCGAATCTTGAGTACTCATAGTTTATTTGTATAAGAGTCCATGATGTATGttaaattgttaattaattcaGTCTCGTTCCTATCTATATATCATCAAAACTTAAACTTGTGATCTTCGAGTCCATTTCCTTTGGAAGATCCTGTGTCCTTTAGTACACCAGTAGAGCCACATACgttggctgaaaaaaaaaaaccatgtaTGATGTGGCTTTTGTAAAGTATTTAATCGTATAcctttatataactaaatatacaaatatatatatataacactatTCGTGTTGTCcataaaaaagttatatatataacactatTCGTTCAGAGTCATCATTATTTcaagaatatataaaattgtaatGCGTGTATAACATGGTGTAGACGTTAGATCTGTAATCAATTCGAACAATTTGTGGTACCTAGTAAGTACCTCCATGAAAAGAAATCAACCAGTGGACAGCATTTGATCGCTGTATCTGAAAACAATGCTCTCCAATCATTTTTTCCCACCTATTTTCTGCTTATTTACTTTTCTAATTTCACAAAATGACATTTACGGGTGGTATTCAATCTAGGAATTTGAtagaatttgaaagaattcataaataataataaataataatttttgcagTAGTTTAAAAGATTTGATGAGGGtttaatgcatttaaaaaattctcatgtttacttttttcttatggattttaaaagaatacacatAAATTTGACAGAATGTCAATTTcttaaaatcaatgaaaattttaaatcttattatatttaaaaagatAATGAAATATACTGAAAGAAAAATAACAGTTACTTTTTTTAACGCTGTGTATCATTAAGTCaaatggacaaaaaaaattcaaaatgttacaaaaacaaaatacaagATCATACTAATAGGTAAGTCATAAGAGATGGTAGATAGAAATATCAGAGGTTATCCTCTCCAAAGAAACACAAACGCAATAAACGAAGACAATAATCTTCTGATGGCGTGCGCTCTAAGATAAGGTTGGAAGAAAGGCTAATGCTTCCTCATACATCAATGATTGAAAATAACAGTTACTACTACTACGAAATTTCACAagcaattttattaatattgcaTAACACTAATAAAATAAGGGTATATTCGTTGTGCTAGCACTTTGACgatgaaaaatatttgtgttattttattactttttgtttttattacttaagaaataaaaagaaacatgaCTAATACCATTACGTCGGTGCTTCTCGATACAAGAAACATGAAACATGAAACGTGACTAATACCATCTCGTCGATAGAAATCACGTTCAAAACTGGTAAGGTGGTCATAAATTACCAATGTGTGTTGAATAGCCATCTCGTCAATGATAATACCATACTTGCAAGAAGAACGGAAATGAGGACGATTGCAAGGAAATATATCACAAATCTCCTCATAAGAGAAAGGAATTGGTTCTTCACATTTTTACATTACATTTTCCATTAAATTCTTTCCAAATAACATTACtacaaaatctatcaaatattgaataacactagaatttaaaggaattaaaaaattgattacaaatctataaaccaataacacaagaTTTTGAAAGAATTGATGAAATCCTTGATTGAATAACAGTAGAATTTAATGAAAACTATAATTCCTTCAATTTCATCAAACTTCTAGATCCAATATCCCCACCTTAGTCTTTATATATAATCAGTAAATATgtttttgcattgaaaaataaaatacataatctAGATATATAGTTCGATGCAGCAGTCATCCTTACGATCTAGCCCCAAATTTTAATCTTCTTACACAATGTATATAGTTTATAGTTGCTTTTTGGTTAGTTAATGTCTAATTATACATGTTTGTATTAGGTTagcataaaattaaataattttcaaaactatataCTGAAAATTAAAAGAACAGAAAATGAAACTTAAAAAATCCGAAGTGggaaagttacaaaaaaaaaaaaaaatccgaagtGGGAATGTAAATGGGAAAATGATTTATGAGAAAGAATGGTGGCTACTTATTAGGAACggaatcttcttctttttcttttccataaatgttaatattattgCTTCTTTTCTTCTTGGACAAAATttttcaaatagtttttttttaaatttttagagaaaatgcCCAAAATAACACCAATCTAAGTTTATGTCTCCAAAATAGCATTCAAGACCCAAAATCACAAAACGAGGTTTCATTAAAAGGTTCATTTATCATAATacatcttcttttattttctatttacatttttttttctgactgGAGATCCTCATCTCTCTCAAGAGGCGACGGCTTCTCGGATCGGAACCGATCATCTCTTCCGTCATCATCTCCACTTCTCCAGCGTCGGTCATCCTCGGCGAGTCGGCGTCATCATCTCCGCCGTCACTCAGCTCCGTTGCTGCGGCTTCTCGGATCGGAGTCGATCATTTCTTTCATCATCATCTCCACTTCTCCAGCGTCGGCGTCGTTCATCCTCGGCGAGTCGGCGTCATCATCTCCGCCGTCACTCAGATCCGTTGCTGCGGTAATCAAAGGAATCCACCGCCATCCGCCGTAAAGGTATTAAAGGAAATGCTGCTAAGATTCACTTTGGCTGCAAAGGAATCAGATTATTTCGTTGTATCAAAACAGCTAGAATTGGAGATTTCGCTTACTTTGGCTGCAAAGGAATCGTTTCAGTCTTTGGTATGTGaggattttttgatttattttgttttgtagcacTATGGAAGTTCTTTGCGTCTGTGGACAATGGAGGTCAAAAGATGCATTCCAGTGGGAGTTTCATGTCTATTTGAACAGGAATGCATCTTTCATTTCCATAGAAGAAGATCTTCAATTTGAAGATTTGATGAAGATTGTATCTGAAGATTTTAAAGAGGAAGTGATTGGTTTGAGTTATGGGATGTCGCTTGACATCAAAAGCACTGTTGAAGGTTTCCCTCCCATCTCCGTTGCAAACGCTCGCCATCTCAGAAGCTTTATTGGGAAGAGTAGATCATTTGATGGAACCTGTCGGTTGTGTGTTAaggtttgtatgattttttcAACTAAATTATTCAAGATACCTTTCCTAATGATGTATTAAGCCTTTCAGAACGACTTGACTTTTGCAGGTTAATGCTGATTCAGCTAGCTGTAACaatcaagcttctgatacatttgcttcGCCTGTTTCTACTGTCCAGAGAGAAATACAGGTACATcgtttctatttttgtttttgggttGTTTATGTTAGTATGATATTTTAGACTGTTCAGGATAGGCTTCCTAATCAAGTACTAAGCATTCCAAAACAACTTGACCTTTGCAGGTTCATACTGATCCAGCAAGCTGTAACAGGAAAACTAGTGATACATTTGCTTCTCCTGTTCCTGTTCCATTGAATGTCATTCCAGTGTTTTGTTTTACAGTGCAGAGAGAAAGACAGGTACATCGTctctaatttccttttttttttctgtttgtgtttgtatgattttcttctttcttagaCTGTTCAGGATAGGCTTCCTAACCAAGTACTAATCCTTCCAGAACATCCTGATTTTGCAGCGTCTTCTTTGTGAAAGTGTTTCTACAGTTCCTCTGAATTCTCTTCCGGATTTTAGTCTTGTCCATATTGGACTTTCACCAACAACGAGAGGAGCTGGTGATATTAAGGTGAATAGATATTTTAAGACCAAGGGAGAGTtgatgttgaggatgaagaaatgggcTTTAGAGTGGAAGTTTGAGTACAAGATTGTCTCTTCTAACAAGTCAAGAGTGTTATTGAGTTGTGTTGATGACAATTGCACGTGGAGGATGCTTGCTACTAAGCTACCTCTTTCAGACTTTTTCGTTGTTAAAAAGTATGTTCATGAGCATACATGCGATACAACACACAGGAATGCCAACCACAGACAAGCATCTGCAAAGTTGTTGGGTTCTTTGATTTGCAGCAATTATGGAGAAAAGAAGGAAGGTCTCAAACCGAAACAGATCATTGAACAGGTCAGGATCCTGCATGGCGTTCACATCAATTACAAACAAGCTTGGAGAGTGAAAGAAGAAGCTCAGTTCTTGGTTAGAGGGACTCCTGAAGACAGCTATTACAATTTGTCTAGGTGGTTGTACAAAGTCACAGAGACAAACCCTGGTTCGTTAACTTATCAACAAGTGGATGCTGCTGGAAAGTTCAAGTATGCATTTGTGGCTTTTGGTCCATCGATAAGGGGATTCTCATTGATGAGGAAAGTTATTGCAGTAGATGGTACATTTCTGAAGGGAAAATTCAATGGGACTTTATTGGCAGCTTGTGCTCAAGATGGGGATTATCATCTATATCCTCTGGCCTTTGCAGTGGTCGACGCAGAAAATGGCGCCTCTTGGAAATGGTTCTTTAGAGGTTTGAGCCAGATGATCCCGGACGCTTCGGATCTTGTTTTTGTATCAGACAGGGCTAACTCCATTGCTTCAGCGTTGGAGGATGTTTATCCCTTATCTCACCATGGAATCTGCAGGATCCATCTGCTCCGCAACATCACTCCTACATATTCGAAGACTGGTCTGCTACCTCTGGTGGAAAGCGCTGCTGATGCTTACACGTGTCACGAGTTCTGGTTAATCTTCAAGGACATAAAGGATAAATGTCCTGAATTGGCCAAGTATCTGGAAGATTCGGATTTTAGGAAGTGGGCACGATGCTTTGCGCCTGCGAACAGGTACAATATCATGACTACCAACATTGCAGAGTCTCTCAATTCTATGTTGAAGCTGCCTCGTGAGTTGCCACTGATCTCTCTCCTTGAGACGATCAGATTGACACTCACCACTTGGTTTTTTGAGCGACGCGAAGCGGCTGCGAAACATAAGCACCTGGTTACTCCAAAAGTTGTGCAGAAGTTGGTATCCAGGTTTGGGGCTGCAATGGTGCTGAATGTGTATCAAGTTGATCAAAACGAGTTTGaggtgaaggatgaaactatgaaGTATGTTGTTGATTTGGAGAAACGGCATTGCACTTGTAATGTTTTCGACATTGACAAGATCCCCTGCATTCATGCAATTGCTGCTGCTAAGTATATTAAGAGAGATGAAAACCGTTACGTCGATACTTCTCACTTGACAGAAACGTGGGCTAAAGCCTATGCCGAAAGCATACACCCTGGTGGAGAGTTGTCAACGTCCACCTATCCAGCGAATATTGACGAACTGTCTTGCCCACCTCCAGCTACCAAAAAGAGAAGTGGACGTCCTcctacaaagagaaagagatccgtTGGCGAGTTTGGTGTTCCTGGATCTAAATCTCAGTCCCACAAGTGCAGCAGATGTGGCATAGGAGGACACAACAAGATCACATGCAAGAGGCCTATAGGATGAAGATCTTTATTCATCGTTGCtctattctttttcatttccatgttttttacatttttattgatcATTCATGGATGTTGGTTATTTGATGGTTACATGATATGGACCAGACGATATATACATTTGCCTTTTTGGAACCCTATTCTGAATAAGTATGATGTCTTCCAATTTTTGTAATATACAACCTAGGTTTTAATGCATTACTCTCCAAAACTCCAAATCACAATTTGAAATTTCCTTATTTTTTGTACTATACAATCTTATCTTTTGATCTCATTTCAATTTTAGTTCAAATTTCTTTGCTAGAAAGAAACACAGTAATATTCAACTATTCTGGAATCCCATCTTGAAACTCAGAGTTTCTTTCCAAAGTTTATAATATAACGTTTGCGGTTAAATTCATCTATGTGGACACATATATCAGATGATTCacctcagcctagcggctacACCACCTATCTTTCCAAATCTGAAACACTTGTCCCGACCTGGGTTCGATACCCCTtggaatcagattttttttaaaattatagttgaatacagataaaagaaatatattttgttacttaCTTCACCTAACGATTGAAACACACTTGGTATAGTGGTATACCTTATTCCGCCTTTCCTCCCAGACATTTCAGGTTCGAATCCTGGGAgatgtgtatatttttatttttttttctccaaattttGCTAATCACAATTTGTACGGTTAAATATGTTTATGTGGAAAAATCtaccagatgattctcctcggcCTAGCGGCTAAACTACCTATCTTTCGAAACTTATACACTTGTCTCGACCTGGGTTCGATTCCCCTtggaatcagatttttttttaacggttCCTTTCTAAAACAGACATCATTTATCTCAGTAACCGTTCAATAATCGAAAGGTTGCTTTCTAAACCATTTTATAGTAATCGAAGGGTTACTTTTCGTTCTATATATACAAGGGACGGTATCAGATCTCTTTTTTACTGACTTTCATTTCTTCTGTGTTTATTCTTTTCTCATTCATCAAGTTTCAATGGAAGGgtcaaagaagatgatgaagcgtcCCATAAAGGAGGTTTACGGATCTGATGCTTCCGATGGTTTCAACAAAGGAAAGGCGGAAACTGTGGAACGTTACAGGGCTCTTCTTCGTTTGTCCAACGAACACAGGCTATCTGAAATTGAATGGCATCAGGCAGTTAGCAAAGCAAATTCCATTGCTTCCCAAATCGAGTTGCTTGAAGAGATTTTCAAGGCTAAAGGAAAATTGGACTTCACTGCTGAGTTGGAAAAACTCAAAGAAGAACTCATGGAAGCGGATGGAATGCTTGCTGATGTGAAGGTCAAAGTTCCTGATTGGTGTAAGCTTGAGGAAAAGTGGctgttggatgagtaatctcaTGTTAtgatcttctcttttttttatgttttaagaaaccacattatgatttgttttaagaaaccacattatgatttattttaagaaaccaCATTATGAGTAATCTCATGTTATCATCTTCTTTTGTGTTGTGTTTcagtcaaaacaaaacaaaaacactgaTTAAAATGTAGATGATTAGTGGTCTTATATATGGCTAATCTCGGTTTCATATTCGTTTCTGGAATGCATTCCTGAATTTGACACAAAATGCGGTTAAATTCATTTATGTGGACACATATATCAGATGATTCACCTaagcctagcggctaaaccaccTATCTTTCCAAATTTGAAACACTTGTCTCGACTGGGGTCGACTCCCCTCGGAatcagataatttttttaaattatagttgaatacagataaaagaaatatatttcattacttACATCACCTAACGATTGAAACACACTTGGTCTAGTGATAGACCTTATTTCGCCTTTCCTCCCAGACATTTCAGGTTTGAACCCTGGGagatgtgtatattttttttttctccaaattttGTTAATCACAATTTGTACGGTTAAATATGTTTATGTGGAAAAATCAaccagatgattctcctcggcctagcggctaaaccaccTATCTTTCGAAACTTATACACTTGTCATGGGTTCGATTCCCCTTGGAATCCATTTTTTTAAACGGTTCTGGAAAGCCATCCTGAATTTGACAAAATGATATCCTATGCTTACTCATTTCAATGATAACTCTATTTTCAATTCATTCACACTCATATTCAGCTTAATCTCTCGTAAAGCCATTCTGGAAAGCCATCAACAATTTAAACTTTTAACAGTAGATTCACATAGAGAAACAAGAACAGACTGCTTAAACAACAGAGCAACCATCCTAACACATCAGAACAGAGCACAATCCTATGAAAAAAGACATTAAACAGACACAAACATCTAACAGAAACTGAATGATCACCTTCTGCAACCTTCCTGGAAATCTTTATCCATAAACTGATCGAACATCTCACAACATAGCTTGCTTCGTAAATCCATCGCAGTATCATCATTTATACTGGACATTTTCTTCAATCCTAATGACCTGCATTCTAGCATCTTGACAACAAAGAGACCACAATTGAAAGGAAGTTTTGTCTTCGGGAGCCCTTCTGCCTTCTTAACTTGAAACGGGACGATATCGTTGAAGTTTATCTCTTCATTCATCATTTCCAACTTTATGGCAGGAATCAACACTGTCAgaacacaaaaaaatgttttcatattCGTTTCTGGAAAGCCATCCTGAATTTGACAAATGATATCCTATGCTTACTCATTTCAATGATAACTCtattttcacatatataaaCAAGAACAGAgcgcttaaaaacagagaaacaatCCTAACACATCA encodes:
- the LOC106363426 gene encoding uncharacterized protein LOC106363426; the encoded protein is MEVLCVCGQWRSKDAFQWEFHVYLNRNASFISIEEDLQFEDLMKIVSEDFKEEVIGLSYGMSLDIKSTVEGFPPISVANARHLRSFIGKSRSFDGTCRLCVKVNADSASCNNQASDTFASPVSTVQREIQVHTDPASCNRKTSDTFASPVPVPLNVIPVFCFTVQRERQTVQDRLPNQVLILPEHPDFAASSFLVHIGLSPTTRGAGDIKVNRYFKTKGELMLRMKKWALEWKFEYKIVSSNKSRVLLSCVDDNCTWRMLATKLPLSDFFVVKKYVHEHTCDTTHRNANHRQASAKLLGSLICSNYGEKKEGLKPKQIIEQVRILHGVHINYKQAWRVKEEAQFLVRGTPEDSYYNLSRWLYKVTETNPGSLTYQQVDAAGKFKYAFVAFGPSIRGFSLMRKVIAVDGTFLKGKFNGTLLAACAQDGDYHLYPLAFAVVDAENGASWKWFFRGLSQMIPDASDLVFVSDRANSIASALEDVYPLSHHGICRIHLLRNITPTYSKTGLLPLVESAADAYTCHEFWLIFKDIKDKCPELAKYLEDSDFRKWARCFAPANRYNIMTTNIAESLNSMLKLPRELPLISLLETIRLTLTTWFFERREAAAKHKHLVTPKVVQKLVSRFGAAMVLNVYQVDQNEFEVKDETMKYVVDLEKRHCTCNVFDIDKIPCIHAIAAAKYIKRDENRYVDTSHLTETWAKAYAESIHPGGELSTSTYPANIDELSCPPPATKKRSGRPPTKRKRSVGEFGVPGSKSQSHKCSRCGIGGHNKITCKRPIG